One window from the genome of Moraxella nasibovis encodes:
- a CDS encoding heme ABC transporter permease: MTMPDKISPSTKQAGFFDRLWQGFLTTVGTERFFHIFSPWVKWLAAISAVLLTLGTVWGLGFAPPDYLQGNSYRIIFIHVPAASLAMSIYFALAVLGVIFLVWKIKTANIVAQAIAPIGFIFCVLSLITGSIWARPTWGTYWVWDARLTSMLILAFLYVGVMALFAAFEHSQNRGKAAAILSIVGVVNLPIIKYSVEWWNTLHQGATFTVTNAPKMSASMWLPLLVMLLGMYFLVAALAIYRTNSLILARDHNKSWVQKLLNQPANPNHKGSKR; this comes from the coding sequence ATGACCATGCCTGATAAAATTTCCCCTTCAACCAAGCAAGCAGGTTTTTTTGACCGTCTTTGGCAGGGTTTCTTGACGACGGTTGGTACGGAGCGATTTTTCCATATTTTCTCCCCGTGGGTGAAGTGGCTTGCTGCCATCTCGGCGGTATTATTGACGCTTGGCACGGTGTGGGGCCTGGGTTTTGCGCCGCCTGATTATTTGCAAGGCAACAGCTATCGCATCATCTTTATCCATGTGCCAGCTGCCAGCCTTGCCATGAGCATTTATTTTGCCTTGGCGGTGCTTGGGGTGATTTTCTTGGTATGGAAAATCAAAACCGCCAACATCGTCGCCCAAGCCATCGCACCGATTGGTTTTATTTTTTGTGTGCTGAGTTTGATCACAGGGTCGATTTGGGCAAGACCGACTTGGGGCACTTATTGGGTGTGGGATGCTCGCCTGACGAGTATGCTGATTTTGGCGTTTTTGTATGTGGGGGTGATGGCGCTGTTTGCCGCCTTTGAACACAGCCAAAACCGCGGCAAGGCAGCAGCGATTTTATCCATCGTCGGCGTGGTCAATTTACCCATCATCAAATATTCGGTGGAGTGGTGGAATACGCTGCACCAAGGGGCGACTTTTACGGTCACCAATGCACCAAAAATGTCCGCCAGTATGTGGCTGCCACTACTTGTGATGCTGCTTGGTATGTATTTTTTGGTGGCGGCACTTGCCATCTATCGCACCAATTCTTTGATTTTGGCTCGTGATCATAATAAATCTTGGGTACAAAAATTACTCAATCAGCCAGCCAACCCAAACCATAAGGGCAGCAAGCGATGA
- a CDS encoding DUF4126 domain-containing protein, with protein MNFEILLGICLGVGLAASTGFRVFVPLFAMSLAAHFGVLPLGENWQWLGSTTALVILGVASLVESVSYLVPIVDNFLDAIAVPLAGLAGTIVMASSLTELSPAMTWALAIVAGGGAATAVKTTSAATRAVSTATTAGTANPAIGLAETGTAIGLSVLSIFAPVAAAVVVVIGLLVLIWLAMKLKKQLAK; from the coding sequence ATGAATTTTGAGATTTTATTGGGCATCTGCTTGGGCGTGGGCTTGGCGGCAAGTACGGGCTTTCGTGTGTTTGTTCCGCTGTTTGCCATGTCTTTGGCGGCGCATTTTGGTGTGTTGCCGCTTGGTGAGAATTGGCAGTGGCTGGGCAGCACGACGGCGCTTGTGATTTTGGGTGTGGCAAGCTTGGTGGAGTCGGTCAGCTATTTGGTACCGATCGTGGATAACTTTTTGGACGCCATTGCTGTACCTTTGGCGGGGCTTGCAGGCACGATTGTCATGGCATCAAGCCTTACAGAGCTAAGTCCCGCGATGACTTGGGCGCTTGCCATCGTGGCAGGTGGTGGTGCGGCAACTGCTGTCAAGACCACTTCTGCTGCCACTCGTGCTGTCTCGACCGCCACCACCGCAGGTACGGCAAACCCCGCCATCGGATTGGCGGAGACTGGCACAGCGATTGGGCTGTCAGTGCTGTCAATCTTTGCGCCTGTGGCGGCGGCAGTCGTGGTGGTGATTGGGCTGCTTGTGCTGATTTGGCTTGCCATGAAGCTCAAAAAACAGCTCGCCAAATGA
- a CDS encoding glutathionylspermidine synthase family protein, protein MRREHFISSHDWQSDLARLGFDYQGIDPKFWQTHWQNDAYYAFDERQIDTLAEATKELHQMYFAAARHVIKTGDYTRLGIDDASAHLIESSFHPDTPTLYGRFDLWYDGKDAPKLYEYNADTPTLILESGAAQRQWLRTQNLNAKQFNSIHERLLLEFKALKSPHPLYFTAMSDESEDVIATRHLQDIAKQAGLSTHFIDISDIGHHDAQGVFVDLYDEPIEQLFKLYPWEWLVQDDFGQYLASSRTTFIEPAYKLLFGNKAMLCMLWELFPNHPNLLPAHFSPDTLGDHFVKKPFFSRQGLNITLHTPQGETQTAGGYGHEGFVYQQAKLAPSFTDAQGERVYAVLSSWIIGHGTAGIGIRESHGAITGDDGVFVPHVFY, encoded by the coding sequence GTGAGACGAGAACATTTCATTTCAAGCCATGACTGGCAAAGTGATCTTGCACGCCTAGGCTTTGATTATCAGGGCATTGATCCTAAGTTTTGGCAGACGCATTGGCAAAATGACGCCTACTACGCCTTTGATGAGCGTCAGATTGACACGCTGGCGGAGGCGACCAAAGAGCTGCACCAGATGTATTTTGCCGCCGCACGCCATGTCATCAAAACAGGCGATTATACTCGCCTTGGCATTGATGATGCGTCCGCACATCTGATTGAGAGCAGTTTTCACCCTGACACGCCCACACTCTACGGTCGTTTTGATCTTTGGTATGATGGCAAAGATGCGCCCAAGCTGTATGAATACAACGCCGACACACCCACGCTCATCTTAGAAAGCGGTGCGGCACAGCGGCAATGGCTACGCACACAAAACCTGAACGCCAAACAATTTAATAGCATTCATGAGCGGCTTTTGCTTGAATTTAAAGCCCTAAAATCACCCCACCCCTTGTACTTTACCGCCATGAGCGATGAAAGCGAGGATGTCATCGCCACACGCCATCTGCAAGACATCGCCAAGCAAGCAGGTCTTAGCACCCACTTCATTGACATTAGTGACATCGGTCATCATGACGCACAAGGGGTGTTTGTGGATTTGTATGACGAGCCGATCGAGCAGCTGTTCAAACTCTACCCTTGGGAGTGGCTCGTCCAAGACGACTTTGGGCAGTATCTTGCCAGTAGTCGCACGACTTTCATTGAGCCTGCCTATAAGCTTTTGTTTGGCAATAAAGCCATGCTGTGCATGCTGTGGGAGCTGTTTCCCAACCACCCCAATCTTTTGCCCGCCCATTTTTCACCTGACACGCTGGGCGACCACTTTGTCAAAAAGCCTTTTTTCTCCCGCCAAGGCTTAAACATCACCTTGCACACGCCACAAGGCGAGACGCAGACCGCTGGTGGCTATGGACATGAAGGCTTTGTGTATCAACAAGCCAAGCTCGCCCCAAGCTTTACAGACGCACAAGGCGAGCGTGTGTATGCCGTCCTCAGCAGCTGGATCATCGGGCATGGCACGGCTGGTATTGGCATTCGTGAAAGTCATGGCGCCATCACAGGTGATGATGGCGTTTTTGTGCCGCATGTTTTTTATTAA
- a CDS encoding single-stranded DNA-binding protein: protein MSSVNKVIIVGRLGNDPEVRSFQNGGGVTNISVATSERWTDKNTGERKEQTEWHRISLFNRLGEIAAQYLRKGSMVYIEGSLQTRKYTDQQGVERYSTEIRASEMRMLSSNNEQGGFGGNQGYNNGGGFGGNGGYQNQNNQQWGNNQNRNFNQNYNNDYNQGGFNQGQANQNFGNQGGFNQGNPNAQFQNGFAGQNQASSAPSSPAQNNMPQNNTNAFGAPPAAKSDAPPAAKPASSAVADDDIPF from the coding sequence ATGAGTAGTGTGAATAAAGTGATCATCGTGGGTCGTCTGGGTAATGACCCTGAAGTGCGTTCTTTTCAAAATGGTGGCGGCGTGACCAACATTTCTGTGGCGACCTCAGAACGCTGGACGGACAAAAACACAGGCGAGCGCAAGGAGCAAACCGAATGGCACCGCATCAGCCTGTTTAATCGTTTGGGCGAGATCGCCGCTCAATATCTGCGCAAGGGCAGCATGGTGTACATCGAAGGCAGTCTGCAAACTCGTAAATACACCGACCAGCAGGGCGTGGAGCGTTATAGCACTGAGATTCGTGCGTCAGAAATGCGTATGCTGAGCTCTAATAATGAGCAAGGCGGCTTTGGTGGTAATCAAGGCTATAATAATGGCGGTGGTTTTGGTGGCAATGGTGGTTATCAAAACCAAAATAACCAGCAATGGGGCAATAATCAAAACCGTAATTTTAACCAAAATTATAACAATGATTATAATCAAGGTGGTTTCAATCAAGGTCAAGCCAATCAGAATTTTGGCAACCAAGGCGGTTTTAATCAAGGCAATCCAAACGCCCAATTCCAAAACGGCTTTGCAGGGCAAAATCAAGCATCATCTGCACCATCAAGCCCAGCTCAAAACAACATGCCACAGAATAACACCAACGCCTTTGGTGCACCGCCTGCCGCCAAGTCAGATGCACCGCCCGCCGCTAAGCCAGCGTCATCGGCAGTGGCGGATGATGACATTCCTTTTTAA